Genomic window (Nicotiana sylvestris chromosome 7, ASM39365v2, whole genome shotgun sequence):
gtcccacattggttgggagttaagtttgggggggatttttcccctataaaagaaggcctaatgtttaggattgaaacacacctctcatttgccttctcatctgtttaaggcatttgtatcttctctctttagtattatttcacttgtatttttggagtgaaataaaatattggttgtgtccgaggagtaggcaaaattagccgaacctcgtaaattctggtgttccctttattgttgctttattgtcttatttattatttggtggctgtcataatttttggtatagtagttgtgacttattcacactatatacatttggcttccgcaacaattggtatcagagccaaggtactgtctaagtatgctctgtggttgcagcatagtctgatcttccacatcagaaaagatttatcttggtaactgagtcaaggttctgtctgagtatgctctgtggttgcagcttagtctgatcttccacaccagaaaggaaataatcttgatttgtgtcgtcagctattaaataatatttgtgtcaaagatgggagacaataaacaagaagaatctacatcaagtgtcaacaatacgtcatcattggcatcttcgcttatgacaagaattgtgtcaaatgcgaaatttgcggtagaaatatttgacgggtccggacattttgggatgtggcaaggcgaggttctagatgtcctttttcaacaagggctagatctggccattgaagaaaagaaaccagatgttattggagaagaagattggagaattatcaaccgtgttgcttgcggtaccattcgatcctaccttgctagagagcagaaatatccatacacaaaggaaacttctgcaagtaaattatggaaagcactggaggataaatttttgaagaaaaacagtcaaaataaattgtacatgaagaagagactgtttcacttcacctatgttcctggtaccacgatgaatgaacatatcaccagtttcaataagttggtcacagatttgcaaaatatggatacaacttatgatgatggtgacttggccttaatgttgttggcgtcacttcctgatgagtacgagcaccttgaaactactctactccatggaaatgacgaagtttctctcagagaagtttgttcggctttgtacagctatgaacaaagaaagcgagaaaaacagaagggcggagaaggagaagcactatttgtgaggggtcgtcctcaaaatcaaacgaggacaaagaagggaagatccaagtcaagatccagacccagcaaagatgaatgtgccttttgtcgagaaaaagggcactggaagaaagactgtccgaagttgaagaataaggccaaacataacaatggaaaggccattatggattcaaatgtagctgattgtgatgattcagacttctcattagttacaacagagtcatcaacatcatcagacatatggttgatggactcggcttgtagctatcatatgtgtcccaacagggactggttcgtggaatttcaagaaggagaatatggagtcgtccacacagcggataacagccctcttacctcatatggcattggttcaatacgattaaggaaccatgatggaatgatcagaacattaacagatgttcgatatgtaccggatttgaagaagaatctcatctctgtgggagccctagaatcaaaagggttcaaaatcattgcagaaaatggagtgatgagagtatgctccggtgcactagtggtaatgaaggctaatcggaagaataataatatgtaccgctatcgtggcagtacagttattgggacagcgacagtgacatccagtgacgacaaagaggcagaagcaaccaagctatggcacatgcgcttgggacatgctggaggaaaatccttgaaaactctatcagatcaaggattgttaaaaggagtaaaggcttgcaacttggagttttgtgagcattgtgtcaaagggaaacagacaagggttaaatttggtacagcgatccataatactaaaggcattttggattatgtacactctgatgtttggggtccttccaaaacaccttcattgggtgggaagcactattttgtaacctttgttgatgatttttcccgaagagtatgggtgtatacaatgaagagcaaagatgaagtgttgggaatttttctcaaatggaagacgatggtggagaatcagacaggcaggaggatcaagtgtattcgcacagacaatggaggtgaatacaaaaatgatcatttcaataaggtctgtgaaaatgatggcatcgtccgacacttcactgttagacatacaccacaacaaaatggagtggcagaacgtatgaaccggaccttgctggagaaggtacggtgtatgttgtccaatgctggcttgggcaaagaattttgggctgaggcaattacatatgcatgccacctcattaatcgcttaccatctgctgctattaatggcaagacaccatttgaaaaatggtatggaaaacctgctgtagattataactctttgcacgtgtttggctcaactgcatattatcatgtgacggagtcaaaattggatccaagggcaaagaaggctatttttatgggaattacttctggagtcaaaggatatcgcttatggtgtcctatgacaaagaaagtaatattcagcagggatgttacctttgatgaatctgctatggtaaataaggtaacagaagataccaaacaaaataaaggtgcttctaagcaggtggagtttgagggaaaatttatttttcctacacaagaagcagaggaggaaacaaatgaagattatcctctagaaggagagccagtagaggagattccaactcaggaacctcaacaacaacttgaatcaatagcaaccagcaggccaaaaagaacaataacgaaacctgttcgtctcatagagacggttgcttgtgcaacctcaattgtagctgatgatgttcctactacttataaagacgttgtccaaagttcagaagaagataagtggaggattgccatgaatgatgaaatacagtcccttcatcagaatcatacatggagattggccaatctcccgaagggaaagaaagcaattgggtgcaaatgagtatttgcaaagaaggaaggatttcctaaccaagtagatgttcgctacaaagcaagattggtggccaaaggatatgctcaaaaggagggaattgattacaatgaagtgttttctccagttgtaaaacattcctccattagaattatgttggctttagtagcacaattggatttggaactagttcagatggatgtaaaaactgcgtttttacatggaaacttggaggaggaaatctacatgactcagccagaaggattcaaagttgctggaaaagaaaatatggtgtgcaaacttgaaaaatcgttgtacggattgaaacaatcttctagacaatggtacaagcgatttgacgagtttatgttgcggcaagggtacaagagaagcaaatacgatcattgtgtgtatttgcacaagcttaaagatggttcctttgtatatcttctcctatatgttgatgatatgttgatagcttccaagaatttggaagaaattgataagttgaagattcaactgaagaaggagttcgagatgaaggatttgggtgaggcaaagaaaattcttggcatggagataattagagatagacgttcaaagaaactctgtttatctcaaaaggaatatttgaagagagtacttcaacgttttggcatagatgacaagactaagccagttagtactccacttgcttcccattttaagctaagtactactatgtcgccaatggatgaagttgAACGAAaggtatatgtcaaaggtaccatacgcaaatgttgttggtagcttgatgtatgcaatggtttgcacaaggcctgacatttcacaagctgttggagttattagcagatatatgcacaatccagggaaggagcattggcaagctgtgaagtggattctacggtatattcataatactgtagatgtcgggttagtttttgagcaggaagacaatcagtctgtagttggatattgtgactcagattttgcgggtgatctggacaaacgaagatcaactactggttatgtgtttacttttgcaaaggcaccagttagttggaagtctactttgcagtcaacagttgctttgtctacaacagaggcagagtacatggctattacagaggctgtgaaagaggcaatttggcttcaaggattgctaaaggagcttggtgttgaacaaaaaggtatcacaattttttgtgatagtcaaagtgctattcaattagcgaagaaccaagtttatcatgcaaggacgaagcacattgatgttcgatatcattttgtacgagaaatcatagaagaaggtggagtcacagtgaagaaaattcatactacggagaatcctgctgatatgctgacaaaggtggtgactgcgatcaagtttcaacattgtttggatttgatcaacattgttgaacactgaagattgaagatgaagacacaaccaaaatttgttattgagagaaaattgaagatgtggaattttgccaaggtggagatttgttgaatttgacaaaatgtttgtcccacatcggtgggaaaacaaaagttgggggattttccccctataaaagaaggcttaatgtttaggatttaaacacacctctcatttgccttctcatctgtttaaggcatttgtatcttctctctttagtattatttcacttgtatttttggagtgaaataaaatattggttgtgtccgaggagtaggcaaaattagccgaacctcgtaaattctggtgttccctttattgttgctttattgtcttatttattatttggtggctgtcataatttttggtatagtagttgtgacttattcacactatatacatttggcttccgcaacaacatcgagatacggtaattaacaagaataaaagagtaacaatgacaccaagatttttacgtgaaaaacccttctgaataagggaaaaaccacgactccgagaggagcaactgatatcactatagtaaagaatttacactttgtaggcCCAAGTAAAATACTATAAAGACCACTAcaatactcaaaagaaataaccctcttttgatatttcacCTCACTACGATATCACTCACACTCTCTattttcttcacagactattttcttatatcctgtctgtgaaacctcactctttctttctagctCTCAGATATATTTTCTTCTGAGATTGATGATGTTAAAAATGAGAGCTGAAGCTCTCATTTTATAGGCAGAATACAGCCTACCACATTTGATATTACAGGTGCAGACTGCTTcttaatttgacaaagaaatcGAACGTGGTCTGCTTAGCAGCCATATTTGACAAAAGTTAACAAAGGAAGAGAATTCTTCCATAATTCAAGGGCTGGACCCCACAAAAGTTTACTTCTTTACTAACggaaatttattaaaattacCCCTATGGAGCTTTAGCATAGAGTAGCAGAGCCTTGACCCGATTAAACCTCGATCTAGTAGATTCGGTGCATCAAAATACTTGGGGGAAAACTGTTTAAATTTATCCATCTACATTTGTTTTGGTTTTAGAATTACATTCCAATTATACTTCGGTTCATTTGTTTCTTTAAAGCTTATATTTGAAATTCTACTACTGTAAACCAACATCTACAAGTCAAAATACAAATGCAGTCCTCTTTATCTAAAAGAAGCTGCTATGTGGTCTATTCATTTCATCTCTAAAACAAATTTTGGTTCTTTCTTATACTGTGTAAGAAATATAATAAGATAAGGAAAAAGAAAGTTTATCCCATGAGATTGTACAAAACAAAGAAGCAGTCAATCTCTAGCCCAAATAACTCTTCTTCATCGTAAACAATTAAAACCAGTACAAGAAACATCAAGGAAATAGGAAATAGCAATATGAGAAGAAAAATAGTGGCACCTCCAGTTAAAAAATTGATGGCCAGAAAATGAGTAGGGTAAGAACTATTTAAGAAACAGTACCATTAGTGAATGAAACTTGGTGACAGCCTTCTTTTGCGCATATTTGCCTCCCAATACTTGACATTTTGGAGCAGTTCACTAGAAAAATATGTAGTCTCTTGGCATGCAAATAAAGTAGAGATGTTCTCTGCAACTATCGCCGGGAACGACTTTTTCCAAGACTACTGGAACCAATTACAACACAAGATTTTACCACCATGAATGTCAATATATAAAAGGATATCCCACGGCATAACACAATTCTTCCTCTTAAATAGGcaacaacaataacccagtaaaatctcacaagAGGTCTGGGatggtagtgtgtatgcagaccttacccctacccgggCAGTAGAGATGTTATTTATGATAAAAAGgaaaatttcaaaaagaaaagaaaaaaaggaagaaggaaaTTTTGCCACCTCTTAAATTCTTATCTGCTCACATACACATATCACACACGCTACAATAAGCACAGCACAGATATTTTTCATTATGCATTTGCACACTCAGAGGGAGGGACCCCTCTCAGTTTTTAACAATATTCACTCTCAACACAAAAGTGTTATTGTGTTGAGCTACGAATAAATTGTACGTGTAATATATAGAATATAAAGGAGAATTCTTGTAAAAAAATGTTTATCTTATTTATGACAATCCAAAGGTTGATCTCAATCAACACGTTCCAAAGCACACAAGGCACACAACCAAGGAAGAATCTTCCATGTAATCAATACAAATCAATAAATCATGGGGAAATGCAAATTCAAAAAAATTACAGTCACATCCTGTATAACACTCTGTCAAGAGATAAGAcagaaaaaaatttaaaagaaaaagacaaataaTGTGAAATTGATAATAATCAGTGTTGATCAAATTAAGCCCATTTGGCTATGAGAGCCATGAGTCCAGCACCAAGAAGAAGTGAAACATTGGCACCTAATTGAAGTTTTCCATTGCCTTGCATTCTTGGATGCATAAAATCAGCAGCCAAAAAATCAACTAATGCCATATAAATCAAGATACCAGCTGATGCTGAATTAAATACTCCTTCCACAATGAGAGCCGTTGGACTGTTTTCATCGTAAACATTTGTTATTCCTAGTCCAATTGCAATACCCACTGGAGTTGTAAGTGAGAAAAATAAAGCCATTATTGCCACTGCCCGAGTCTTGAATTTTGCCTGCATGAAGGGCCAAAAAAGAGTTTAAGCTTTGTTTGCTGACATGTAAGAAATATTTATACAATGACCTATTTACAAAGTGGTTAATTATATGTAACTCAATTTAACAAGTATTGACAACTCGAAATGGCGGGGAAAGAAAGGTTTCCTTTTTCTAGGGTACTCTCGGGAACAGATCAAGTGGAGACAGGGTGGGGGCATAGAGGATTAGAGTACGTGGCTATGAATCACAGTGTTAGGGGTTCGAATCCCTTCTCGCCCACAACAGCCCAGAAGGGAAGTACCTTTTCGCAATAGCGAACCAAAAACTATGGAACTTGGGCGTGGGCCTTTTGTCGAACCAAAATCATAACCTTTAAGATACTATCTATTAAAACTATCACTAAGATTATAGTATTGACCCAAACCAAACAAGCTTCCTGAAGAATAGTAGAGCGGCCAATAACTCCATCATTGTTCAAGAAGTTATCACACATTATAATAAGATGAGAGGTAAAAGTACCAATATGATTAATTATGAAAATTGATCTTTGAAAAGATGAAGTGATATATATATTACCTGAGCAATGCATCCACCAAGTCCCATGCCTTCGAAAAATTGATGAAAAGTCAAAGCACCAACAAGAGGCCTTATGGTTTTGGGACTTTCAGAAGCACCCAAAGCTATTCCTATTATCACAGAATGCACTATTATCCCCATTTCCAATACCTGCATGCCCCAGGAGAAATGGAGAAATGTTAATGATAATAGAGTTTAACATCTATAAATaaataatgtaaaaataaatattaatccattcgttttaatttatgtgaatctatttaaCTAGGTACGGAGttcaagaaaaaagagaagacttttgaacttgtggtgtaaaataaggcacatatatattttttgtgactATAAatcactacaacaacaacaacaaaaaacctagTGCAATCCCACACGTGGAGTCTTGGAAGGGTAATGGGTACGCAAACGTTAGTGCTACCTTATGAAGGAAGAGAGGTTgtttcgatagaccctcggctcaagaacagTGATAAGGACACAATAAACaaacagtaacaacaacaaggaaataagataacagaaacaaacaGCACAACATGTAATAGCAAAGAATCTAGGAAATACGAAACTATAAGAGAAGTGCGAAAATTACCGGCAATAATGCCATATCGTCTAACAACAAGTAACTCGGAATAGGAGAATACAAGACTAGTACTAATACTACTAGTACGACTAGTAGAGACTCTCGACTACCTGTCAACCCACAACCCTAATTCTCGACTTCCACAGCTTTCTATCAAGGGTAATGTCCTAGATAAGCTAAAGTAGtgacatgtcctgcctaatcacccctccccaatacttcttaggcctcccTCTACCTCACCTCTGACCTGCCATGGTCAACCTCTCACATCTCCTACCGGGACATCGGTGTCTCTCCCCTTCACATGCCTGAACCATTTCAGCCTCGATTTCCGCAACTTCTCTTCCACAGGAGCCACATCCACCTTATCCCTAATAACTTCAATCCTAATTCGGTCTTTTctggtatgcccacacatccatctcaacatcctcatctttgCTACTTTTATCTTCTGGATGGTTATAAATCactttccaaataaggaaagtagCTATTCTCTTTGGAACGGATTAAAAAAATATAGATTCACCTAAGTTAAAACGGGGAGAGTATAAACAAGGGTGATAGTGCCTCCTTtttcatcctttttttttttttgcgaatTGGAAATGTCCATTGGAAATGTATAGGACAACGAGGGTTAGTGAGgggaaaaaacaaaaaggaagaAACAGGAATTATCAATGAAAATATTTCCGCGCATTCTATTATCCAGAAAAAAATAACTCATCCGAAAAAACTTCCCTTTTTTCTGATGAGTTGAACAGTATATTGTTTAAGTTCTCGTTATGATATCATATTGTTGACTTCAGTATAAAATTCTCAAATCTCTACGGCATTGAAAATTGTTTATATCCACGCTATTGAGTTGATTACAAAAGTTTGTGCTTTCGCCgattcttttttccttttggttAACACAAATGATAGATTATATACAAAATTCATACAGAAGAAAAACTTCTTCAACCTTAAAATTGCTCAGGAATTATAGTTAATCTCAACGgaaaaaacgaaaaaataaaaCCACCTTCATAACAATCTTAAGTTGACATAAATATCAATTAGGAAAAAGAGGAATAGCTAAGGAGAACTAAGAGACACTCTTTTTTTAAGTCTAGTAGTATCGATAGTGAGAAACGCACACTTAAGAACAAGGCATGGTTCAATTTTCATGACTAtcctccttttccttttccttcttgatACCCCAATGTGATAAAAGAAATATTTAAAAGGTACTTCTATATGATGTGTTCGATTAAACATaaaaatttaagaaagaaaaaaattattaaatttatGATTTTAAACAAGTCAAAAAAATTTATGTGACTATAAATATGTGTCATTAAGGTTAAATGAAAAGTTCAGATTTAAATAGTTACTAAATATAAATAGATAGTATATATTTTTGGGAttaactaaaaagaaaagagtatcATGTAAATTGACGCATAATGAGTAAGTAATATTGGAGTTAGGGTTACCTGAGATACAACACGATAACGAAGGAGCTCGGAACTAGAATCACCCAGCAGTGATGATGAACCATGTGCATGGCCATGTGAATGAACATGTATAGCTCCTCCTTCATCTCCAGACTGAGCCACCAATCCATTTTTCGTATCATTTTTGTTACTGAAATATGAAGTTGCATAAGTGTCCACCATTAGAGTTCCCATTGCAGAAACCATTGCGATAAATCCACTAAATGGAAAATTTCCCCACGGATTCTCTTTCAAACATGGCGATGTTAAGCTTTCAAATGCATCAGGGAGTACATGTATAAACCCTGTCGCGAGGATCACACCAGCAGCAAAAGCTTTGATTATGAAGAAGAAATTCTTCTCTGGGCTCAAAGCTGGAATTGCTTTTCCTAGTACAGGAATACAAACCCCAATTGCACTGGCAATCAAAATGGAAGCGATTGCTACCATTTTATATTTCAGTGCTTCAGGTTtgtttctttcttcatcctcagaATCACAAGTACATTCTCCTAATACTATAGCAGGAAGAAGCAAGAGAATGTACCAAAAAACTACTTTTTCTAACTTTGTCATGACTCTAGGTTTAGAAAACCAAAAAGGTTTGTGGAAGTATGATTGAGAGAAATGAAACACTTAGAATCTGAAGTGTTTAACAAATTCCAATGTCAAAATCGTGGTGATCTATGCTTCTTAATTATATATGATCCAAATTGATAGTTTGGCTCTTATATTAGCACTTGAAAATGGCTGAGAGAAAATCAAGAAAAAACTACCATAAATTTTgtaaattaaaaagtaaaagtcAAAGGGAAAGTCGGGTGCATGAAGCATTCCGTCTTCACAACTTCACGTAGGATTCAGGAAAATGCGTACATCAATGAGGTGTGACGTAGACAGTCTACCCTAATGCAAGTGATTCCGAAACACAAAGTCAGAACttgaaaaaataatatattaaagGTTGATGTATAATAAAACATATACATTACTTGGTTATCGCAGATGTATTAGGAAACACGTATTAATGATATCAAAATGTGAAGACATAATAAAGTCACAAGGGTCTATAAAACTGGAGAGAAGGAGAAAGAACTAAGGGAAATAGGGCAAAAACAATTCTTAACTATATTATGTGTCGAAAAAATGTCGACATATATTCTAGCTGAATAGATTAACGGGATATACTTCCTCCTCGTAAATTGCTCTTACTTAGctggcttattttattttttttaaatttttgtggaTTCTAAACAAATTTATTCTTTACTATTAATTATTTCCTGATTAAATTTGTTTGTTTAATTCCTTataattttattaact
Coding sequences:
- the LOC104220059 gene encoding zinc transporter 5-like — translated: MTKLEKVVFWYILLLLPAIVLGECTCDSEDEERNKPEALKYKMVAIASILIASAIGVCIPVLGKAIPALSPEKNFFFIIKAFAAGVILATGFIHVLPDAFESLTSPCLKENPWGNFPFSGFIAMVSAMGTLMVDTYATSYFSNKNDTKNGLVAQSGDEGGAIHVHSHGHAHGSSSLLGDSSSELLRYRVVSQVLEMGIIVHSVIIGIALGASESPKTIRPLVGALTFHQFFEGMGLGGCIAQAKFKTRAVAIMALFFSLTTPVGIAIGLGITNVYDENSPTALIVEGVFNSASAGILIYMALVDFLAADFMHPRMQGNGKLQLGANVSLLLGAGLMALIAKWA